In Thalassotalea sp. Sam97, a single window of DNA contains:
- a CDS encoding efflux RND transporter periplasmic adaptor subunit, with translation MLMLLGCSEQNHSTNNEARYYQTVQAMPITAVPSYSVTRLLAGTIQSKQQAKLNFETSGKVASIYVDDGASVRRGDKLASLDTELFNIELQQLNALLQQNRADIELVNNNIRRLTNLAKQGYVSEQNIDELLTKQKVLIANKQQISAQIDAKRYQISRADIYAPFSGTINKRNIHIGEVISPQHIAFELTKNNQQEVKIGLPQQLAEQLATKNSFTIIVDGTEYVSDTVFINSTIDPISRTVQARFQLTTDIATFDNQLAYLQVQQEFLQSGYWIPLTALTDGVRGSWNVYTLQAVKQDSNEPGNATVDNGRYQVIHNSVEVIHTEQDKAFIRGDIDEHQLLLTSGLHRIVPGQLVYVQQGR, from the coding sequence ATGTTGATGCTATTAGGCTGCTCCGAGCAAAACCACAGTACCAACAATGAAGCGAGGTATTATCAAACCGTGCAAGCCATGCCGATCACCGCTGTACCCAGTTATTCCGTAACCCGTTTGTTAGCCGGTACCATACAAAGTAAGCAACAGGCAAAATTAAACTTTGAAACCTCTGGTAAAGTGGCCTCAATATATGTTGACGATGGAGCGTCGGTTCGCCGCGGTGATAAGTTAGCCAGTTTGGATACCGAGTTATTTAATATCGAATTACAGCAACTTAACGCATTGCTACAACAGAATCGTGCCGATATTGAACTGGTTAACAACAACATCCGTCGTTTAACCAACCTAGCAAAGCAAGGCTATGTATCGGAACAAAATATTGATGAGTTGCTAACCAAACAAAAAGTACTCATCGCGAACAAACAGCAAATAAGCGCACAAATCGACGCCAAGCGCTATCAAATCAGCCGCGCAGATATTTATGCGCCGTTCTCAGGCACCATTAATAAACGCAACATTCATATTGGTGAAGTTATCAGCCCGCAACATATTGCCTTCGAGCTCACCAAAAATAATCAACAAGAAGTAAAAATAGGACTGCCACAACAACTTGCCGAACAACTTGCTACGAAAAATAGCTTTACCATCATTGTCGATGGAACCGAATACGTGAGCGACACAGTATTTATCAACTCAACCATCGACCCCATATCCCGTACCGTGCAAGCACGCTTTCAATTAACAACCGATATCGCTACCTTTGATAATCAGTTGGCCTATTTACAAGTGCAACAAGAGTTTTTGCAGTCGGGATACTGGATCCCGCTTACCGCGCTAACCGATGGCGTAAGGGGCAGTTGGAATGTGTATACCTTACAAGCGGTCAAACAAGATAGTAACGAACCAGGCAATGCAACCGTCGACAACGGACGATATCAGGTTATTCATAACAGCGTAGAAGTGATACATACCGAACAAGATAAAGCGTTTATTCGCGGTGATATTGACGAGCACCAATTACTGCTCACTAGCGGTTTGCACCGCATCGTGCCAGGTCAATTGGTCTATGTACAACAAGGACGTTAA
- the aqpZ gene encoding aquaporin Z: MLKNKLMAECIGTFWLVLGGCGSAVLAAGYPELGIGFVGVSLAFGLTVLTMAYAIGHISGCHLNPAVSLGLWSAGRFAGNELAPYIIAQVFGGIAGAAILYVIASGAPGFDVATGFASNGYDAHSPGGYSMVAVLITELVMTFMFLIVILGATDKRAPSGFAPIAIGLCLTLIHLITIPVSNTSVNPARSTGVALFVGGWATAQLWLFWLAPIVGALLAGKMYSWLGAEHNSPETLPVSKE, translated from the coding sequence ATGTTAAAAAACAAATTAATGGCTGAGTGTATCGGTACTTTTTGGCTGGTTTTAGGAGGCTGTGGCAGTGCCGTGTTAGCTGCTGGCTACCCTGAATTAGGTATTGGTTTTGTTGGCGTCTCATTGGCATTTGGCTTAACGGTATTAACCATGGCCTACGCTATTGGTCATATATCCGGATGTCATCTCAACCCCGCCGTGTCATTGGGACTGTGGTCAGCGGGTCGCTTTGCCGGCAATGAACTCGCGCCATATATCATTGCTCAAGTTTTTGGTGGCATAGCGGGTGCTGCAATACTCTATGTCATAGCATCAGGTGCGCCTGGTTTTGATGTTGCCACAGGCTTTGCATCCAATGGTTATGATGCACACTCGCCAGGTGGTTACTCAATGGTTGCGGTATTAATTACTGAGTTAGTGATGACCTTTATGTTTCTCATCGTCATTTTAGGTGCCACCGACAAGCGGGCCCCTTCCGGATTTGCTCCTATCGCCATCGGTTTGTGTTTAACATTAATTCACCTTATTACCATTCCCGTGAGTAATACCTCAGTCAACCCCGCAAGAAGCACAGGGGTAGCATTGTTTGTAGGTGGTTGGGCAACCGCACAACTTTGGTTATTTTGGCTCGCTCCTATCGTTGGCGCGTTACTAGCTGGCAAGATGTACTCTTGGCTTGGTGCTGAACACAATAGCCCAGAGACTCTCCCCGTAAGCAAAGAATGA
- the nagA gene encoding N-acetylglucosamine-6-phosphate deacetylase has translation MSTRRVVKTLFDGQHWHQHVAVSIEHGRLTSIEPAGNQEIAMNGIMVPGYIDVQVNGGGGVLFNNQPDLPAIKVIGSAHARFGTTAFLPTLITDDVSVMRQAADAVAQAIAENQTGVIGIHFEGPHLSEVKKGVHSSDFIRPISDDEMAIFCRSDIGVVIVTVAPEMVSVDDIQRLVSAGVTVCLGHSNADYATVQAALAAGATGFTHLFNAMSPFQSREPGMVGAALLDEHSFCGLIADGHHVHYQAAELAIKAKKTGKMMLVTDAMSPVGTEQQSFPFFGTRVTRTGDRLNAPNGALAGSCLDMASAVKNCIAYMNQSVDEALRMASLYPAKFLTLDSDYGHLATGARADFVILNDQFETMETVIAGSTRYQAK, from the coding sequence ATGAGCACACGTCGAGTTGTTAAAACGTTGTTTGACGGTCAACATTGGCATCAGCATGTTGCGGTGTCAATTGAGCATGGACGCCTTACCTCGATAGAGCCTGCGGGCAATCAAGAAATCGCAATGAATGGCATCATGGTGCCCGGTTACATTGACGTACAAGTTAATGGTGGTGGTGGGGTGTTATTTAACAACCAACCCGATTTACCAGCAATAAAGGTAATCGGTAGCGCCCATGCACGCTTTGGTACAACCGCTTTTTTACCGACATTGATTACCGATGATGTTAGCGTGATGCGACAAGCGGCTGATGCCGTGGCGCAAGCCATAGCGGAAAACCAAACAGGGGTGATAGGTATTCATTTTGAAGGGCCGCACTTATCAGAAGTTAAAAAAGGCGTTCATAGTAGCGATTTTATTCGTCCTATTTCTGACGATGAGATGGCGATATTTTGTCGAAGCGATATCGGTGTGGTGATTGTTACCGTAGCGCCAGAAATGGTCAGTGTAGACGATATTCAACGCTTGGTAAGTGCGGGGGTGACAGTCTGTTTAGGTCACTCTAATGCCGATTATGCAACGGTTCAAGCGGCACTTGCTGCTGGCGCAACTGGCTTTACCCATCTATTTAATGCAATGTCACCCTTTCAGTCTAGAGAGCCTGGTATGGTTGGAGCAGCATTACTTGATGAACACAGTTTTTGTGGTCTTATAGCCGACGGGCATCATGTGCATTATCAAGCTGCCGAGTTGGCGATTAAGGCAAAAAAAACAGGCAAAATGATGTTGGTAACCGATGCCATGTCACCAGTTGGAACAGAGCAACAAAGCTTTCCATTTTTCGGTACACGGGTGACACGCACTGGTGATAGGTTAAATGCGCCAAATGGGGCTTTGGCCGGCTCGTGTTTAGATATGGCAAGTGCAGTTAAGAATTGTATCGCATATATGAATCAGTCTGTTGATGAGGCTCTGCGCATGGCGTCATTGTATCCGGCTAAGTTTTTAACCCTAGATAGCGATTATGGTCACTTAGCTACAGGAGCTCGAGCAGATTTTGTTATTTTGAATGATCAATTTGAGACCATGGAAACAGTTATTGCTGGCTCAACACGTTATCAAGCCAAATAA
- a CDS encoding S8 family serine peptidase, with translation MSFTITASDSGNDVATHMFDKTTRTLPSNSNYNSRNIDNLYAIILTKPGLLGADLGANIASSSMLGSGNTRVNIHSRRAQGYISDIQLQQQALIHHITASSKQKITLLDSFKYTVNGFTARLTEQQRAALNQHSQVRFIQKIQVAKRHTDIGPTNIGADRVWSGLISETSSGYQGEGVIIGIIDSGINAMHPSFAELDTNGYRHQNPLGDGVFIGDCQFSEYQHYCNNKLIGIWSHPDITSTNTYPGDDPIGLDIDGHGTHVASIAAGNTLNNVPIYNTLGDKTQHQFAQISGVAPKANIVSYQVCDLAGCYPDLTVLAVEHAIEHGINVLNYSVGSPSYSPWQAIDALAFLTARNAGIHVAVSAGNGGNNGAKTINSPANAPWLTSVGASDHGRSYTAKTLTFSGGDSSLADITGYSATKGISASIVDGEEFNNGNCLSPFPLGSLTNKVVVCRRGDIARVAKGNNALAGGAAGMILINNPSGQQTLFSDHHVLPSAHISAYDGQNLVQWLTSGSNHQISFNDSSVIVDTSREDTLANFSARGPDDTNSGYLVPSIVAPGVDIYAAHATRQPYENANIEFPPYRFESGTSMASPHVAGAMALISGIHPLWSPAEVQSALMLTATTLPQKSSANLGYYDHGAGRINVDKAVTAGLVLNESHDNYQDANPKIGGDIQTLNLPALVNQDCLLICSWTRTFRATQAGDWQVKGITNDAINLSVSPQSFSVDNNDLITLTISATAKQGYQGGDVSGHILIRSSNTDNDLGLPVIASFKKGTAPFITHITADSNRGSQLLPGITTLGLDYNADNIVVSHFGLHKIQKASKQIQRDDFDQRSFPFNVYNQEEALFSLPLTIPENSRYLQVNVLNTTSPDLDLYIGYDNDFDGKPSSASEMYNLICTSATRKTLESCTLEHPPAGDFFVAVHNFGDEDAPTGKLDDVELEIMLVGADDGTFSSSITQQLHPLTDIGFNLHWQNIDETSQQYMTFIELGSSAMTPSDIVSFPLRIARSEQSLSIGLEQSTVDAGENIELTLYLDANGTSEDKPYEFTLTVPSEFSIVSRPSNSQVDNQTLTVSYQHIAGAGDTTLSVVLQAPNVEQNQRFQIDYEYHVNGQSYRGQSQAFDVLVPPTAKINDEINGEITVSEGDEISLSGAQSVNPSSDSDLLYQWRRVSGPQITLTDLNSSEIRFNAPQVNDDQTLVIELTVISAGRTDSTQMIINIENTQSLSPTPRNQSNSTSGGGSLSWLLCLSILVMFFMRRDINRQQSQADGDISLSCLNH, from the coding sequence TTGAGTTTTACCATAACGGCTAGCGATAGCGGCAATGATGTGGCAACCCACATGTTCGATAAAACCACTCGAACGCTTCCCTCAAATTCCAACTACAATAGTCGCAATATTGATAATTTATATGCGATTATATTAACCAAACCCGGATTACTGGGTGCTGATCTTGGTGCCAATATCGCCAGTTCATCAATGCTGGGTTCAGGCAACACTCGCGTAAATATTCACTCAAGGCGAGCGCAAGGTTACATCAGTGACATTCAGCTGCAGCAACAAGCACTTATCCACCATATAACAGCCTCCAGTAAACAAAAGATAACGTTATTAGACTCTTTTAAGTACACGGTTAACGGCTTTACCGCAAGACTTACCGAGCAGCAAAGAGCAGCGCTAAATCAACATAGTCAGGTTCGTTTTATTCAAAAAATTCAAGTGGCAAAACGGCACACAGATATTGGGCCCACTAATATTGGTGCCGACCGTGTTTGGTCAGGACTAATCAGTGAGACAAGCTCAGGTTATCAAGGTGAAGGGGTTATTATTGGTATCATTGATAGTGGCATTAATGCCATGCACCCGTCATTTGCCGAACTCGACACCAATGGCTATCGTCATCAAAATCCGCTAGGTGATGGAGTTTTTATCGGTGATTGTCAGTTTAGCGAGTATCAGCATTATTGTAATAATAAGTTGATAGGTATTTGGAGTCACCCTGACATTACATCGACCAACACCTATCCTGGTGACGATCCCATCGGCTTAGATATAGACGGCCACGGTACCCATGTTGCCAGTATTGCCGCTGGCAACACCCTTAACAATGTTCCCATTTACAATACCCTGGGCGATAAAACCCAACATCAATTTGCACAAATATCAGGGGTCGCGCCCAAAGCCAATATTGTTTCCTATCAAGTATGTGATTTAGCGGGTTGTTATCCAGATTTAACCGTTCTAGCCGTAGAGCATGCGATTGAACATGGTATCAATGTATTAAATTACTCTGTTGGCTCACCATCATATAGCCCTTGGCAAGCCATAGATGCGCTGGCGTTTTTAACTGCTCGCAATGCCGGTATTCATGTTGCAGTCTCTGCTGGCAATGGTGGTAACAATGGTGCAAAAACAATAAACTCACCAGCCAATGCGCCCTGGCTTACTAGCGTCGGCGCCAGCGACCACGGCAGGAGCTACACTGCAAAGACGTTAACGTTTTCAGGCGGCGATAGCTCGCTTGCCGATATCACCGGTTACTCGGCTACCAAAGGCATCAGCGCCAGCATTGTTGACGGTGAAGAGTTTAATAATGGCAATTGCTTATCACCTTTTCCGCTTGGCTCGTTAACCAATAAAGTGGTTGTTTGCCGGCGTGGTGATATTGCCCGTGTCGCCAAAGGAAATAATGCCTTAGCTGGCGGTGCGGCCGGTATGATTTTAATCAATAATCCCAGTGGTCAACAAACCCTATTTTCAGATCATCATGTCTTGCCTAGCGCTCATATCAGTGCCTATGATGGACAAAACCTCGTACAATGGTTAACTAGTGGTAGCAATCATCAAATCAGTTTTAATGATTCCAGCGTTATCGTCGATACTTCACGAGAAGATACCTTAGCCAATTTTAGCGCGCGAGGCCCTGATGACACAAACTCAGGTTATTTAGTACCGAGCATCGTCGCGCCAGGAGTCGATATTTACGCCGCGCATGCAACTCGCCAACCTTATGAAAATGCAAATATTGAATTTCCCCCCTACCGCTTTGAAAGTGGCACCTCAATGGCAAGTCCGCATGTAGCAGGCGCCATGGCATTAATCAGCGGGATACACCCTTTATGGTCGCCAGCAGAAGTGCAATCCGCTTTAATGCTAACTGCCACCACACTGCCCCAGAAAAGCTCGGCTAATTTAGGGTACTATGATCATGGCGCTGGCCGCATTAACGTCGATAAAGCGGTAACTGCTGGCTTAGTATTGAATGAAAGTCATGATAATTACCAAGATGCTAACCCTAAAATCGGTGGCGATATCCAAACACTCAATTTGCCAGCTTTAGTCAATCAAGACTGTTTGTTGATCTGCTCTTGGACACGAACCTTTCGTGCAACCCAAGCGGGTGATTGGCAAGTGAAAGGCATAACCAATGATGCGATAAACCTATCCGTTAGCCCGCAAAGCTTTAGTGTCGATAACAACGACCTGATCACCCTCACCATTTCTGCAACCGCGAAACAAGGTTATCAAGGTGGTGATGTAAGTGGTCACATACTGATTAGATCAAGTAACACTGATAATGATTTAGGGCTGCCGGTTATCGCGTCATTCAAAAAAGGCACCGCACCGTTTATTACCCACATTACCGCTGATTCAAACCGTGGCAGCCAATTACTGCCAGGTATTACGACCCTTGGGCTTGATTACAACGCAGATAATATTGTTGTCTCACACTTTGGCTTACATAAGATACAAAAGGCGAGCAAACAAATACAGCGTGATGATTTTGATCAACGAAGCTTCCCCTTTAATGTCTACAACCAGGAGGAGGCTTTATTTTCCTTACCATTAACCATCCCTGAAAACAGCCGTTATTTGCAAGTCAATGTACTAAACACAACCTCGCCAGATCTGGATTTATATATCGGCTACGACAATGATTTTGACGGCAAGCCGAGTAGTGCATCGGAAATGTATAACCTCATCTGCACATCCGCTACCCGTAAAACTCTTGAGTCATGTACGCTTGAGCACCCACCAGCCGGTGATTTTTTTGTCGCCGTTCACAACTTTGGCGATGAAGATGCGCCAACGGGCAAGCTTGATGATGTTGAACTTGAAATCATGTTGGTTGGTGCAGACGATGGTACGTTCTCCTCATCCATTACACAACAACTTCACCCGTTAACAGATATTGGCTTCAACCTGCATTGGCAAAATATCGATGAAACCTCTCAGCAATATATGACGTTCATAGAGCTTGGTAGCAGTGCCATGACACCATCCGATATTGTCAGTTTTCCGCTACGTATAGCACGTAGCGAGCAAAGCTTGTCCATTGGGCTAGAACAATCAACCGTCGATGCAGGAGAAAATATTGAGTTGACTCTTTATCTCGATGCAAATGGAACAAGTGAGGATAAGCCATATGAATTTACGTTAACCGTACCAAGCGAGTTTAGCATTGTCTCGAGGCCGTCGAATAGCCAAGTCGATAATCAAACACTAACGGTGAGTTACCAACATATCGCAGGTGCAGGAGATACAACGCTCAGTGTGGTGCTACAAGCCCCCAATGTAGAACAAAACCAACGGTTTCAAATTGACTATGAGTATCACGTGAATGGGCAATCCTACCGCGGACAAAGCCAAGCATTCGATGTGCTCGTCCCCCCTACCGCCAAAATTAATGATGAAATAAATGGCGAAATCACAGTGTCAGAAGGTGATGAGATCAGCTTGTCGGGCGCACAAAGCGTTAATCCCAGTAGCGACAGCGACCTACTGTACCAATGGCGACGCGTATCCGGCCCACAAATAACCTTAACTGATTTGAACAGTTCGGAAATACGTTTTAATGCGCCACAAGTCAATGACGATCAAACGTTAGTTATCGAGCTAACAGTAATTAGTGCAGGACGAACGGACTCAACGCAAATGATCATTAATATCGAAAATACACAGTCTTTATCGCCGACACCCCGTAATCAGTCAAATAGTACATCTGGCGGAGGTAGCCTGTCTTGGCTGTTATGCCTATCAATTTTAGTGATGTTTTTTATGCGTAGAGATATTAACCGGCAACAGTCACAAGCCGATGGTGATATATCATTGTCGTGTCTCAACCATTGA
- a CDS encoding TetR/AcrR family transcriptional regulator — protein sequence MEKHRVRSKSETKRKSILAAASQCFCDNGFAASSMDAIAKAAGVSKQTVYSHFGNKDELFLEVIKQKCQEFQDAVLPTISRDKVEPALTHFSCQFVRLLLSDEGMSGHRLCIAESQTNPTVSQLFFSAGPKRVIEVLMQLLQHFVDLEQLVIGDIRSAALQLLCMVKGEAVMRREYNTEQQVSEVAMDRYIADSVALFIRGYRPQQS from the coding sequence GTGGAAAAACATCGAGTCCGCAGTAAGAGCGAAACAAAACGCAAAAGTATTCTCGCGGCTGCCTCACAGTGTTTTTGTGATAATGGCTTTGCTGCCAGTAGTATGGATGCCATCGCTAAAGCTGCTGGCGTATCAAAACAAACGGTTTATAGTCACTTTGGGAATAAAGATGAGTTGTTTTTGGAAGTCATAAAGCAAAAGTGCCAAGAGTTCCAAGATGCAGTGCTACCCACTATTTCGCGAGACAAGGTAGAGCCTGCATTAACGCATTTTTCCTGTCAATTTGTGCGCTTGTTGCTATCGGATGAAGGCATGAGTGGGCATCGTTTATGCATCGCTGAATCGCAGACCAACCCGACCGTATCGCAATTGTTTTTTAGCGCTGGACCAAAGCGTGTGATCGAGGTGTTAATGCAGTTATTGCAACATTTTGTCGATTTGGAACAATTGGTTATTGGCGATATTCGTAGTGCTGCCTTGCAGTTGTTGTGTATGGTAAAAGGTGAGGCGGTGATGCGTCGTGAATACAACACCGAACAGCAAGTGAGTGAAGTGGCGATGGATCGGTATATTGCCGATTCAGTGGCGTTATTTATTCGTGGTTATCGACCACAACAGAGTTAA
- a CDS encoding SapC family protein has protein sequence MSQQNIQPLSKNVHGQIKLKNPQNFSYVSGQHLAPVVVQEFARAASEFPIVFVKNTETGDFQVVALFGVKPGENLYTQTEKWDGSYVPAALTHYPLALVPESKDSDKLIIVIATENDMVNEDEGEALFQESGEETEYLARRKQALGKYFENSQMTRMFVKELAERELLMEQNLEIKAKDEKIQLSGIYVVNEKKLAELSDEDFLDMRKRGMLAPIYSHLNSLHQINRLAQKKASLN, from the coding sequence ATGAGCCAACAAAATATCCAACCATTGAGCAAAAACGTTCACGGTCAAATCAAACTTAAAAACCCACAAAACTTCTCTTACGTATCTGGTCAACATTTAGCACCAGTTGTGGTACAAGAGTTTGCTCGTGCGGCATCAGAATTTCCTATTGTTTTCGTAAAAAACACTGAAACAGGTGACTTCCAAGTAGTTGCTCTATTTGGTGTGAAGCCAGGTGAAAACTTATACACGCAAACTGAAAAGTGGGACGGTAGCTACGTGCCAGCAGCCTTAACTCACTACCCTTTAGCTTTAGTACCTGAAAGCAAAGATTCGGATAAGCTTATCATTGTCATCGCTACCGAAAATGACATGGTAAATGAAGATGAAGGTGAAGCACTATTCCAAGAATCTGGTGAAGAAACTGAATATCTAGCTCGTCGTAAACAAGCTCTAGGTAAGTACTTTGAAAATTCTCAAATGACGCGCATGTTCGTAAAAGAGCTTGCTGAACGCGAGTTGTTAATGGAACAAAACCTTGAAATTAAAGCGAAAGATGAGAAGATTCAATTGAGTGGCATTTATGTCGTGAATGAGAAAAAGCTTGCTGAGCTATCTGATGAAGACTTTTTAGATATGCGTAAGCGTGGTATGTTAGCGCCAATTTACTCGCATCTTAACTCACTGCACCAAATCAACCGTTTGGCACAGAAAAAAGCATCATTAAACTAG
- a CDS encoding LacI family DNA-binding transcriptional regulator, with translation MKVTINDVAMLSGVSMKTVSRVINNEASVRPATRDKVMDAVRELNYQPNLAARSLAGTKSYTIAYIYDNPNAYYVIDMQNGILNECRKQNFELVIHPCNAKSAGIVTEISDMIRHSRIAGVVLPPPFSEMSKVTTALSDIGVKFVRILSGHEAPDNLSPTVMINDFDAAFDITQHLIDLGHKRIGFISGGKQHKFTDERINGYKHALQQNHITCDEQLIIDGEYDFESGVQGAGKLLKQTDKPSAIFACNDEIAAGALFASRLQNVDIPDKLSIVGFENSPFSRQTWPKITTADQPNQKIAEQATNLLISSIQGQRLEQQSRCFKPSLLVRDSSGEVSSH, from the coding sequence ATGAAAGTAACCATCAACGATGTAGCCATGCTATCTGGCGTCTCAATGAAAACCGTATCGCGCGTGATCAATAACGAAGCATCGGTTCGCCCGGCGACGCGAGATAAAGTCATGGACGCTGTACGCGAGTTAAATTATCAACCAAACCTCGCTGCTCGCTCTCTTGCTGGTACCAAGTCATATACTATCGCCTACATCTATGATAACCCAAACGCCTATTATGTGATTGATATGCAAAATGGTATTTTAAACGAATGCCGTAAGCAAAACTTTGAGCTAGTTATTCACCCTTGTAATGCCAAATCGGCTGGTATCGTAACTGAAATCAGCGACATGATCCGTCATTCACGCATTGCGGGTGTGGTATTACCGCCGCCCTTTTCTGAAATGAGCAAGGTCACTACGGCCCTTAGTGACATAGGGGTAAAGTTTGTGCGCATATTATCTGGCCACGAAGCGCCAGATAATCTATCCCCAACCGTCATGATAAATGACTTTGATGCAGCGTTTGATATTACTCAACACTTAATCGATTTAGGGCATAAGCGCATCGGCTTTATTAGCGGTGGAAAGCAGCATAAATTCACCGACGAGCGCATCAATGGTTACAAACATGCATTACAGCAAAATCACATTACCTGTGATGAGCAATTGATTATTGACGGTGAATACGATTTTGAATCTGGCGTCCAAGGCGCAGGCAAACTGCTCAAGCAAACGGATAAGCCAAGTGCCATTTTTGCCTGTAATGATGAAATAGCCGCCGGTGCCCTATTTGCTTCACGCTTACAAAATGTCGATATCCCTGACAAATTATCTATTGTAGGCTTTGAGAACTCGCCTTTTTCAAGGCAAACTTGGCCGAAAATTACCACCGCCGATCAGCCTAATCAAAAAATTGCCGAGCAAGCGACAAACTTGTTAATCAGCTCAATTCAGGGTCAACGTTTAGAGCAACAAAGTCGATGTTTCAAACCAAGTTTACTGGTTCGAGATTCTAGCGGGGAGGTCAGCAGTCATTAA